From the Oncorhynchus kisutch isolate 150728-3 unplaced genomic scaffold, Okis_V2 scaffold1163, whole genome shotgun sequence genome, one window contains:
- the LOC109876307 gene encoding metalloproteinase inhibitor 2-like: MTRYVSSCFITLFVLFLWRVEDIADACKCSPPHPQKAFCDAEIVIRAKVVGKKTVSNAIKYNIQQIKMFKCPDQVIHAVFTAPSPAACGVTLDLNKEYLFTGKLETGRMYITLCGYNLPWEDLSAAQKKSLTRRYQSGCDCKIIHCTSLPCPISTTDACLWMDWGTNNGRNLACIKSNGSCAWQ, from the exons ATGACGCGGTATGTAAGCAGTTGTTTCATTACTCTGTTCGTGCTGTTCCTGTGGCGGGTCGAAGACATCGCAGATGCTTGCAAATGCTCTCCTCCGCATCCCCAAAAGGCTTTTTGCGATGCAGAAATCG TGATCAGGGCGAAGGTGGTTGGAAAGAAAACGGTGTCTAACGCCATCAAGTATAACATCCAACAGATCAAG ATGTTCAAATGCCCAGACCAGGTTATCCACGCCGTCTTCACTGCACCATCCCCAGCTGCATGCGGTGTGACTCTGGACCTCAACAAGGAGTATCTCTTCACAG GCAAGCTGGAGACTGGAAGGATGTATATAACACTGTGTGGCTATAATCTGCCCTGGGAGGACTTGAGTGCTGCACAAAAGAAAAGCTTGACTCGCCGCTACCAAAGCGGCTGTGATTGCaag aTCATCCACTGCACTTCGCTCCCCTGTCCGATCAGCACCACAGATGCATGCCTGTGGATGGACTGGGGGACAAACAATGGCCGAAACCTTGCCTGTATCAAGAGTAATGGTTCTTGTGCTTGGCAGTAG